A region of Arabidopsis thaliana chromosome 5, partial sequence DNA encodes the following proteins:
- a CDS encoding Protein kinase family protein (Protein kinase family protein; FUNCTIONS IN: protein serine/threonine kinase activity, protein kinase activity, kinase activity, ATP binding; INVOLVED IN: protein amino acid phosphorylation; LOCATED IN: endomembrane system; CONTAINS InterPro DOMAIN/s: Protein kinase, catalytic domain (InterPro:IPR000719), Serine/threonine-protein kinase domain (InterPro:IPR002290), Serine-threonine/tyrosine-protein kinase (InterPro:IPR001245), Tyrosine-protein kinase, catalytic domain (InterPro:IPR020635), Serine/threonine-protein kinase, active site (InterPro:IPR008271), Protein kinase-like domain (InterPro:IPR011009); BEST Arabidopsis thaliana protein match is: Protein kinase family protein (TAIR:AT5G38240.1); Has 1807 Blast hits to 1807 proteins in 277 species: Archae - 0; Bacteria - 0; Metazoa - 736; Fungi - 347; Plants - 385; Viruses - 0; Other Eukaryotes - 339 (source: NCBI BLink).), translating into MDSLSSMGFQTASFFLILLFLFYHLPCVPSQQERSRLCKPFQCGDITVGFPFWGENRQSDCGHFSLKLNCNKPSNTTSLTISGHNYSVLHIDNKSNILSLSRQDFSGPFCSASFSSTPLRSDLFQNLQPYRNLTVFYMCDPRRHFFGNFTCPVKGLGSVVQNSTYRKLCDKSFSVTVPTSYVPEEEALNLTHLESVLRKGLEVKLKISEMSGQECVTTDGNSGFTRFCCTNVSGPEISCLTSITTMNNGTYSDNRPFLVTIGTVLGSILCVCVVLFLAFYLNERRIAKAARIQHLEALGTLRGYNYKQIKKITKSFTEVVGRGGFGTVYRGRLRDGRKVAVKVLKDSKGNCEDFINEVASMSQTSHVNIVTLLGFCYEGSKRAIIYEFLENGSLDQSLNLDVSTLYGIALGVARGLEYLHYGCKTRIVHFDIKPQNVLLDENLRPKVADFGLAKLCEKQESILSLLDTRGTIGYIAPELFSRMYGSVSHKSDVYSYGMLVLEMIGARNKERVQNADPNNSSAYFPDWIYKDLENFDNTRLLGDGLTREEEKNAKKMILVGLWCIQFRPSDRPSMNKVVEMMEGSLDSLDPPPKPLLHMPMQNNNAESSQLSVESSIYSEV; encoded by the exons TTATCATCCATGGGATTTCAAACAGCTAGTTTTTTTCTGATCTTGTTATTCTTGTTTTATCATCTTCCTTGTGTTCCAAGCCAGCAAGAACGAAGTAGGTTATGTAAACCTTTTCAGTGTGGCGACATCACCGTCGGTTTTCCCTTCTGGGGAGAGAATCGCCAAAGTGATTGCGGTCACTTTTCTCTGAAACTAAACTGCAACAAACCCTCAAACACAACCTCTCTTACAATCTCAGGCCACAACTACAGTGTCCTCCATATAGACAACAAATCCAACATTCTTAGCCTATCCAGACAAGATTTCTCAGGTCCTTTCTGTTCTGCTTCATTCTCTTCCACACCTTTGCGTTCAGATCTCTTCCAGAATTTGCAACCTTACAGAAACCTCACTGTGTTCTATATGTGTGACCCTCGTCGCCATTTCTTTGGGAATTTCACATGTCCAGTGAAAGGTCTTGGCTCTGTGGTTCAGAACTCTACGTATCGTAAACTTTGTGATAAAAGTTTTAGCGTCACAGTTCCTACGAGTTATGTTCCAGAGGAAGAAGCTCTGAATTTGACACATTTGGAAAGTGTTTTGAGGAAAGGGTTAGAGGTGAAGCTGAAGATAAGTGAGATGTCTGGTCAAGAATGTGTAACCACTGATGGAAACTCTGGCTTCACACGGTTTTGCTGCACGAACGTATCAGGACCAGAAATCAGTTGCCTTACTTCAATAACTACTATGAATAATG GAACTTACAGCGATAATCGCCCTTTCCTGGTAACAATTGGAACAG ttcTAGGGTCAATACTATGTGTATGTGTGGTGCTGTTTCTAGCATTTTATCTTAACGAGAGAAGAATAGCAAAGGCTGCGAGAATTCAGCACCTCGAGGCGCTTGGAACCCTGAGAGGGTAcaattataaacaaatcaagaaaattacaaaatcatttaCAGAAGTAGTTGGACGAGGAGGATTTGGAACTGTATATAGAGGGAGATTACGCGATGGTCGAAAGGTTGCCGTGAAGGTCTTGAAAGATTCAAAGGGAAACTGTGAAGATTTCATCAACGAAGTCGCAAGCATGAGCCAAACATCTCATGTTAACATTGTAACTCTGCTTGGTTTCTGCTATGAAGGATCCAAAAGGGCGATCATATATGAATTTCTAGAGAATGGATCTCTGGATCAGTCGTTGAATCTTGATGTGAGTACACTTTATGGAATCGCGCTAGGCGTGGCACGGGGACTTGAGTACCTGCACTATGGCTGCAAAACCAGGATTGTGCATTTTGACATTAAACCTCAGAATGTACTGTTAGATGAAAATCTCAGACCCAAAGTTGCTGATTTTGGACTCGCTAAGCTCTGTGAGAAGCAAGAAAGCATCTTATCATTGCTTGATACCAGAGGAACAATAGGATACATTGCTCCAGAGTTGTTTTCAAGAATGTACGGAAGCGTGTCTCACAAGTCAGATGTGTACAGCTATGGGATGTTGGTTCTTGAGATGATCGGAGcaaggaacaaagaaagagtCCAAAATGCTGATCCGAACAATAGCTCGGCTTACTTTCCGGATTGGATCTACAAGGatcttgaaaattttgataacaCAAGGCTTCTTGGCGATGGACTAACCcgagaggaagaaaaaaatgcgAAAAAGATGATCTTGGTGGGTCTATGGTGTATTCAGTTCCGTCCATCAGACCGTCCATCAATGAACAAAGTTGTAGAGATGATGGAAGGAAGTTTGGATTCTCTTGATCCCCCTCCTAAGCCTCTTTTGCATATGCCAATGCAAAACAATAATGCAGAATCATCTCAGCTATCAGTGGAAAGCTCAATTTACTCCGAAGTATGA